Proteins co-encoded in one Artemia franciscana chromosome 10, ASM3288406v1, whole genome shotgun sequence genomic window:
- the LOC136032101 gene encoding uncharacterized protein LOC136032101 isoform X1 — MAGKHRLRRTATGTVGIITMALTVILVSVAFSTNYWLENWGDKYYGDKFEKLGLWVHCFRSLPDPKDPSYSRFFNGCRWVFTPFTTGYAEIRDYLMPPFFIAVQTFFTFCFICMLIALGGTAAYVLCFTYDYQVFILQALGWVTLTGGACGFIAVVVFGALGDSRDWMPNYEHNFLSWSFALAVVGTYGMIMTSVLFFVEAKIQRRKIEATESNATFALDHPVKS; from the exons ATGGCTGGGAAGCATCGTTTAAGGAGAACTGCAACAGGGACAGTTGGAATTATTACAATGGCTCTTACTGTTATACTTGTTTCTGTGGCCTTTTCTACAAactattggcttgaaaattggGGAGATAAATATTATGGTGATAAGTTTGAGAAATTGGGTCTTTGGGTCCATTGCTTCCGTTCATTACCAGACCCTAAAGATCCTTCATACTCAAGATTTTTCAATGGTTGTCGATGGGTGTTTACGCCATTTACTACTGGATATGCTGAAATAAGGGATTACTTAATGCCAC cgtTTTTCATTGCCGTTCagacattttttacattttgtttcaTATGTATGCTGATAGCCCTGGGAGGCACTGCGGCCTATGTCTTATGCTTTACGTATGACTATCAAGTTTTTATCCTCCAAGCACTTGGATGGGTTACTCTAACCGGAG GTGCTTGTGGCTTTATTGCTGTCGTAGTCTTCGGAGCATTAGGTGATTCCCGGGACTGGATGCCTAACTACGAGCACAATTTCTTGTCCTGGTCCTTTGCTTTGGCCGTCGTTGGAACATATGGCATGATCATGACCTCTGTTTTGTTCTTCGTTGAAGCCAAAATCCagagaagaaaaatagaagCGACTGAATCCAATGCAACGTTTGCATTGGATCATCCAGTGAAATCTTAG